The Limnospira fusiformis SAG 85.79 genomic interval CCAGTCACAGACCTTAATAGCTTTATGAGTTGGCTACGGGAGGTCTTAACCGATGAGGAAATCCATCAGTTTCAGGAAAACCTAGACTTTGACGGAGCCGCAGATTTAGGCTTTGTGCGGATTCGGATTAGTATTTTTGACTCTCTCAGTGGTCCGGCGATGGTGCTGCGGCTAATTGGTGCTACCATCCTCACCCTAGAACAGTTGAAATTACCCGACGTTTTCAAAAAAATCTGTAACTATCACAAGGGGTTGATGTTGATTACCGGCCCGACGGGTTCAGGTAAGTCTACTACCATGGCCGCGATGATTGATTACATCAATAAAAACTACGCCTATCACATCATCACCATTGAAGACCCGGTGGAGTTTGTACACCAAAGCCGAAAATCCCTGATTAAACACCGGGAAGTTGGACGACATACCCTCAAGTTTTTTAATGCTCTCAAGGGGGCTTTGCGTCAAGACCCTGATATGATGCTGGTGGGGGAAATTCGGGACAAGGAAACCATGCAGATTGCCATTAAAGCTGCATCAACAGGTCACTTGGTAGCTGGAACCCTCCACACTAACAGCGCCATTAAGACCCTAACCCGGGTTTTGGATATGTTCTCGGCTGAGGAACAGTTATCAATTAAAACCGCACTGGGGGAAACTTTGGTCGCAATTATTGCTCAACTGTTGTGTAAGACGACAGATGGCAAGCGGGCCGCCTTCCATGACATCCTCATCAACACCGATGTAATCAAAGAGTATATCATGAAGGATCAGTATGAGGAAATTAACCAGATTATGCTCAAAGATACTTATGAAGGGATGACGACTATGAACAGATCCCTTTATGAATTGTATCAAGAGGGGCGCATCACTGAGGAAATTTGTCTGGATGTGTCGCCTTTCCCCAACGAGATGAGTCAGATGCTACGGGGTAGAGTCTAACAAAAGTGTAAAGTTTTGACCATTAGCCCGAACTCTGAAATACACTATAAATGGTCTAATCTTAAATAAGGTTGCTCTCCTGGGCAACCTGAGTCGTTTTTGGCAAACAGTTATAACTGTGAGCGCATATCATTGAGTTTTACCCCCTTGGCTGTTCCTAATTTATTTAAAGGGATTGCACTTTTTACGCCGGGTGGTGACCTAATTTATTCCATTGACTACAGTAAACAGCTTAGGTGGCATCTAAATCTGTGTACTGCTTTACAGGAAATTTTAGGTTTACCTGAACCCCCCCATTTTCTTGTTCCTTGTTATACGGCGAGTTTTGACCGGTGGATTGATCCAATTACTCAGAAAGTGAGAGTTTCAGTAGAAGCATACCCTCCGGTGTGGCGATATCAGCCGTTGCTGAATGCTATTTTTGAAACGGTAGACCTGGTTTGGCCACCTGTGCAGATTGGTGATCAAGTTGGCAATCCCTTGGTTTTAGCAACTTATGATCAACCGTTTCCAGAACTTTGGAAAAATCATGACCTCATTATGAGGTTTAAAACCATGGATAATCAAACCAAATTTTCACACCAAGATAGTGATTCTGGGTCTGACTCCCAGAATCCCACACCGTTGGCATCTGATTCTAATGGTACACCAACCGAAGGATATGTGTTGAGGCTGTTTGTTTCTGGTCACAGTTTAGCCACAGAAAATACCCTGGAAACTTTGCATCAACTACTTGAGCGATCGCTCAATCACCCTTATACTTTGAAGGTGATTGATGTACTCAAACACCCGGAACAAGCAGAAGCTAGTCATATTTCGGCTACTCCTACTTTGATGAAGGTCTGGCCGCAACCTAAGCGCCGGATTGTCGGAGAACTCAATGATGTGGATACTATTCTAGAACTTTTGGGTGTGCTGGAGGATTAATAATTTTGACGGGTAAGTTAAGATTATCCCAAAACCATTTCAATCTCCTAGAAACCTGTCCCCGGAAATTTCAGGAGACCTATTTAGATGGGTTGGTCTCTCCGAGAACCTGGGAACAAGAAGAACATCTGGGTTGGGGAAGTCGTTTTCACCTGTTGATGCAGCAGGGAGAATTGGGTTTGCCAATTCAAGGTTTTATGGCTGAGGATCAGGAGTTACAAACTTGTTTATTAGCCTTGGTTAAAGAGGCTCCCGAGGTTTTTCAGCCTCAGTATAACTATGTATCGGGAGAATTTCGGGAGGCTGAACATTATCGCACCTGGGGTTTTGGGGATTATGTTTTAGTGGCGATTTATGATTTATTAATTGCTCATGAAAATCAAGCTCAAATTATTGATTGGAAAACTAATCAACGCTTAATTAATCGGCAGAAATTGGCGAATAATTGGCAAACGCGGCTTTATCTTTATTTGTTAGTAGAAAGCAGTGACTATAGCCCAGAACAGGTATCTATGACTTACTGGTTTGTGCGTTTAAGAGGGGATGAAGTACCCCAGAAAATTACTTTTGTTTATGACTCACAGCAGCATGAAAAAAACCACCGCGATTTAACTAAATTGTGCGATCGCCTCAGTCATTATCTGCATCAATACCAACGGGGGGAGGCATTCCCCCAGGTGGCATCTTGAGGACTCGACAAGGGAGGCGATCGCCTTTCTAGGCTTTCTAGGCTTTAATTTTCCAAAGCCACCGCACCGCCAACAACTTCCAGGATCTGCTGGGTAATTGACGCTTGGCGAGCCTTGTTGTAAGACAGGGTAAGGGTTTTCACCAAATCACTAGCGTTATCGCTGGCGTTGCTCATAGCAGTCATCCGAGCCGCCAATTCACTAGCGGTAGACTCCTGCCATGCTCGTAGCAATTGGTTAGTCAAAAACAGAGGCAACAAGGCATTAAGGATATCAACCGGATCTTGCTCAAAAATCATATCCTGAGCGAGGGCTTCCGGCTCAACACTCACCTTTTCTCTAGTTACATCAAACTTACCACCTTTGCTAGTGAGGCGGAACACCTCATCATCCTGAGCCTCTAAGCCTTGCAGGTCTAGGGGTAGCAGAGTTTGGGTAACAGGTCGTGAACTAATCAGAGAGACAAATTTCGTGTAAATCAACTCAACGCGATCCACTGCTCCCGACTCAAACCAGGCGAGGATTTCATCAGCCGCACTGGATACCTTTTGTAGATCTGGGGTTTTCTCTGGGTTATCGCGACATTGAGAGATCGGAGCATCCCGACGGGTAAAATGTTGAATAGCTTTGCGACCCACGAGAAGATAGCTATATTCCAGGCCTTCCGCTTTCAATTCGGCCGCCCGTGCTTCTGCCCGTTTAATAATATTACTATTGTAGGCTCCACACAGACCCCGGTTTCCTGCCAGCACCACCAGTCCCACCTTTTTCACCTCCCGCTGTTGGAGCAGAGGACATTCTACATCCTCAAATTGAAGGCGACCTTGGAGACCATAGAGAACCCCTGCTAGACGGTCAGCAAAGGGACGGGTAGCTAAAACTTGTTCTTGAGCGCGGCGCACCTTAGCGGAAGCAACTAGGCGCATGGCTTCGGTAATTTTTTTGGTATTTTTGACTGACTGAATGCGATCGCGAATCGCTTTTAAGTTTGACATAGTTTTATGATCAGTAATTGTTATCCACAGACTTAGTAGGACTCTGGGAGTTAATCCGGGTTCAAGCAAGAGTTATCTAGTCAATAACAGACTTATATTGAGGAAGGGGGTCAGTTCCCCCTCAGCCCTCAATTGTTGCCTTTCCCGGTTTTAACTAATTGGTGCGCCGCAGCATAAAGCGTTTCGTTTCCACCAATGGCTGATCCCGTGCGTGTGCTACGCGGAAACTAAGAAAGTCTGCTTAAACTCAGAAATTGCCTCTTTCAGCATAGCCTCAGCTTCTTCGGTGAGGACTTTTTGGCTTTGAACAATCTCACCATATTTGGGCTTGCTATTTTTCAGATAATCCCGCAGACCTGTAGTAAAGGCTACAACTTTATCTTCGGGAACATCATCAAGATAGCCATTAATACCAGAGTAAATCACAGCTACTTGTTCAAACAGTTGTAGGGGGGAATTTTGAGGCTGTTTGAGTAATTCTTGCAGACGTTTACCCCGTTCCAACTGGTTACGAGTGGCTTGGTCTAGGTCAGAAGCAAACTGAGAGAAGGCTGCCAATTCGGCAAACTGAGCTAATTCTAGTTTAACCTTTCCAGCCACTTTCTTCATTGCCTTAGTTTGGGCAGCAGAACCCACACGGGAAACGGAGATACCAGCATTCACCGCCGGACGCAGACCGGAGTTAAACAGGTCAGCGGACAGGAAGATCTGACCATCAGTAATAGAAATTACGTTAGTGGGGATGTAAGCGGAAACGTCACCAGCTTGGGTTTCGATGATTGGTAGGGCTGTCATGCTACCGCCGCCGAGTTCATCATTTAATTTAGCGGCGCGTTCTAACAAACGAGAGTGCAGGTAGAATACATCTCCGGGGTAGGCTTCACGACCGGGGGGACGACGCAGCAACAGGGACATTTGACGGTAGGCTTGGGCCTGTTTGGAAAGGTCATCGTAAATAACCAGGGTGGCTTTACCTTGATACATGAAGTATTCCGCCATGGCTGCTCCGGTGTAGGGAGCTAGGTATTGCAGGGTAGCGGGGTCACTAGCGTTAGCTGCGACAACAATGGTATAGGGGAGAGCGCCTTTTTCTTCTAGGGTGCTGACCACTTGAGCGACGGTTGAGGCTTTTTGACCGATCGCCACATAAACACAGATTACATCTTCTTCTTTCTGGTTAATGATGGTATCAATAGCGATCGCTGTTTTACCAGTTTGACGGTCACCGATGATCAATTCCCGTTGACCCCGACCAATAGGAATCATGGAGTCAATAGCGGTAATCCCTGTTTGCATAGGTTCACAAACAGAGCGGCGCTCAATAATACCCGGTGCGGGGGATTCTAGCAGACGGGTATCGGAGGCTTGAATATCTCCCTTACCATCGATAGGACGACCCAGGGAATCAATCACCCGTCCCAGCATAGCTTCTCCCACGGGGACTTGGGCAATTCTTCCGGTAGCGGTCACAGCGGAACCTTCTTGAATTTCCAGGCCTTCGCCCATGAGTACCGCACCCACGTTATCCTCTTCCAGGTTAAGGGCGATACCAACTGTTCCATCGGTAAATTCTAGCAGTTCTCCGGCCATGGCTTTATCTAGGCCATAAATCCGGGCAATACCGTCACCAACTTGCAGTACTGTACCCACGTTAGAAACTTTAACGTCTTGGCCGTACTGTTCGATTTGGTCTCTGATAATATTGGCAATTTCGTCAGGTCTGATGGATACCATAGTTAGTGTTTGTGATCCGTTGCTAAAGGTTAAACTAAGATAAATGGCTAAGTTGTCGGCGAATTATTAACCGACAGTTAGGCTCATACCAATGCGGCGCAGTTGTCCTCGGATGCTGGCATCAAACAATTGGGAACCCGCTTTAATGATGACACCACCGAGGATCTCGCGATCGATTTTCAGATCCAGCTCTACATTTTGCGCCCCAGTTCTAGCCTTGATCTGCTCAACAACCATGTGTTTTTGGCCGTCGTTTAGCTCTACCGCCGAGGTAACTTCTGCCAAAACTGTTTGATTAAGTTTCCGCAACAAAGCCAAGTATTCTTGGGCTATTTCTGCTAGAAATAGGATGCGACCGCGATCTACTAGGAGCATTAAGAAGTTCCGCAAGTAGGGGTGTACTTCCTCTCCTAACATTCGTGTAATCACGGCTTTTTTATCTTCTCCTTTCACCACCGGACTGCCTAAAAAATCCTGTAGTTCGGGGGAATTTTTGAGCAAATCAATAAGCGATCGCATTTGATTGCCAAAATCTTCCGTGACATTATTTGACTTAGCCACAGACATCAAAGCCGTGGCGTAGGGTTCTACTAATTGACCAACAATTGAACTCATGAACCTCCTCCAAGTAAAGCCAAGGAGCGATCTACCAGTTGTTGCTGGGAATTTTCATCTAGGCGTTCTCTAATTTGCCCTTCGGCGCGTTCCAACGCTTGAGACACAGCCAAAGCCCGCAACTGAGCGATCGCCCTACTTCTTTCCGCTTCCAAATCCTGATTAGCCGTCAACTTCATCTGTTCAACATCTGCCTTAGCACGAGCTGCAATTTGCTCTCTAATCACTTCGGCACGTTCCACAGCAGAGGCTTTAATTCTTTCAGCTTCCGCCTTAGCTTGAGCCAAATTTTCTTGTTGTTCAGCCAGAGCTTTTTCAGCTTCTTTCAAACGTTGATCGGCTTCTTGAATTGCTTGCTCAATTTGAGCGCGTCTTTCACTCAAAATTTTATTGAGAAAGCCCCGCCCATAGTAAACTAGCAAACCAATAATAATGCCTAAGTTTATCAGGTTAGTTTCAAACAGATTAAAATTCAGTCCAAAACCACCCTCATGACTTGCTTCTGTCGCCAGTAATACAAGATTCACCATCTTCCTCTTCTCATAATTTCATGTGATTGCCCTTTCCTCAACCGCCGAATGGCTTAATTAGGGATGGTATGTAGGCTTAACTTTTCCCCCATTTCTAGGGGATTGAAAATAATTTTTGAGAGGACAGCTACCCAATCATTCCAGCTCCTAAAAGTTTATCAAGAATCAGGCGACTAATAGAGTCTACCTGTTGTTCCAAACCTTTTCGAGCCTCGATTTTATTTTGTTCAATTTCTTGATAAGCTGCTTCTCTAATTTTCTGAGCTTCTTGTTGAGCCGCTGCCATTTCCCTAGCCGCAATTTTTTGAGCTTCAGCCTGAGCATTAATAATTAGTTGTTGAGACTCTTTACGAGTTTCTGCCAACTCCAGCTCATACTGTTTAGCCAAACTTTCTGCCTTGCTCAAACGTTCTTTAGCACTCAGCTTATTTTGGCGAATGTAGTCAGCCCTAGAATCAATTGCATTTCCCAAGGGCTTGTAAAAAATTTGGTTTAAGATAGCTGCCAGAATTAGAAATTGTACAGCCATCAATGGCAGTGTAGCATCAAAATCAAACAGACTACTCTCCGTAGCTGCCTCTTCTACGGCCAGCAGAATTGTCGAGTGTATCATTTTTTTGAAGGGTGTTAACCAATGGGCTTGCGAACTTTCTTTTTTTTTTCAGACCACCATAAATGGGTAGATTTCAGATTTGAGACTAGATAAATCCGCCCAAATCCGAAATCTAAGAAATCTGAAAATATCTATACGAAGGGGTTGGCAAACAGCAACACCAGAGCCACTACCAGACCGTAAATAGTCAGTGCTTCCATGAAAGCCAAGCTCAACAGCAGAGTTCCACGAATTTTACCTTCAGCTTCAGGCTGACGCGCAATCCCTTCCACCGCTTGACCAGCAGCTTGACCTTGACCCAGACCAGGTCCAATAGAGCCTATACCTACTGCGAGAGCAGCAGCGATTACGGAGGCGGCAGTAGTTAAATTAGATTCCATAGTTGGTTTTGACCTCAATAAAAAAAGTTGACAAGTGAAATTAAGGGTTGGATTTTTAGCCCCCAAACAATCTTATCAGTTTGTTGGCATTTTAACTGAACAAATTGCTCAAACCGAATCAAACTACTCGTGATGTTCTTCGCCGTGTCCTTCCATGGCTTCCGCGATGTAGTTAGCGGCTAGAGTCGCAAAAATCAGGGCTTGAATTGAACCGAGAAATAGACCCAAAACCATCATCGGGATTGGCACAAATAGCGGCACCAACAGCACCAGAACACCGACTACCAACTCATCGGCCACGACGTTCCCAAATAAACGGAAACTGAGGGACAGAGGTTTAGTAAAGTCTTCCAGAATGTTGATCGGTAATAAGATGGGTGTCGGCTGAATATATTTCAGCAGATATCCCAAACCTCTACGGCTAAACCCTGCATAAAAGTAAGCCAGGGATGTTAGCAGTGCTAAGGCTACCGTGGTATTAATGTCATTAGTTGGGGCTGCCAATTCACTGTTAGGGATTTCAAATACCCTCCAGGGAACTAATGCACCAGACCAGTTAGACACAAGGATGAACAAGAATAATGTACCAACAAAAGGTACCCACGGACGATATTCTTTTTCCCCTATCTGATTTTTCACCAGATCGCGAATAAATTCTAGGGCATACTCCATAAAGTTCTGTATACCGCTGGGGATTGTCTGAATATTTCGCGTTGCCGAAATTGATAGTAGCAGGAGTACGCCAATCACGAACCAGGAGGTCATAAATACCTGTCCATGGATTCGCAGATTACCGATATTCCAGTAAAAGTGTTTGCCAACTTCCAATTCCGCAAAGGGAAGTGAACCAAAGGCGTTTACAACATCAAACATTTGCATTTAGGAGAGTTCCCCTATAGGTCAAGGAGTGGAGAATAATTACAACAGTATTTTTACGTCATGGGTTGGGCCTAACCAATAGGCGTAACGTATAGACTAGCAGGGCGGCTTTATAGGTGAGAAACCCCAGAAAAATCGGTAAGATTTTGAGTTGATTCAATTGAGTAGCCACAATTATCAGGGCTGCGAACACAGCTAAACGATTTTTGCTTGGGGATAATTTTTGTGTCCCAATTCGTTCCACGTCTTTCCCCAGCATTCTCAAGTAGACGACACTCAACAGGGCTCCCAAGAGGTAATTTAGGGCAATGGTCCAGGGATAGAACCAATAAACCACCAGGAAGATTACCACTGCCAGCACAATAGTAGTGAGCAACAACTCCCGTTGAAGCTGATAATACTCTCCCATAGAGGAGTCTGGCTCCTGAACGGGAGACCCCATCTCTACAGTATCCCCGGCATCAGACATAAGTTACAGCGATATGATCGGCACGTTTACCCACGGCGTGAACTCCACGAAGCTCTCTAGTGAAGCTTTGTAAGCCAACACAAATAATATCACGGAACGGAAACAATACTTAAAATAAAATTAATTGTTCCCTGAGTACAGAAATTTATAGAGATTGGCTAATTTTTTGTTGAAGTAGGGAAACTACTTGTTCTATGGGGACTTCGGAGGATTCATGGTCTGCTCGTTGCACTAACTCAACTTTACCGGATTTGATGGCTCTCCCTGTGACTATGCGATAGGGAATCCCCACTAGGTCAGCATCTTTGAATTTTACCCCGGCTCTTTCGTTGCGGTCATCTAGTAGGGTTTCGACTCCGGCTTGGTTAAGTTGGCTGTAGAGTTGTTGAGCGATCGCCATTTGTTGATTATCGCTGACATTAGGAACTGTAATGATGACGTGATAGGGAGCGATCGCCACTGGCCAGATTATACCGTCTTTGTCATATGACTGTTCTACCGCCGCCTGAGCCAAACGAGACACTCCCACCCCATAGCATCCCATAACCAGGGGTAAATCCTCACCTGTTTCGCTGGTATAGGTAGCTCCCATAGCTTGAGAGTATTTTGTACCGAGTTGGAAGATATGACCTATTTCTATTCCCCTGGCGCTTTCCAAGGTTTGGCTTGGGTCATGGATACTGCGATCGCCTTTTTTAGCCTTCCGCAAATCAGCGACCAAATCGGGGAGTTTAAATTCCTGTCCCCAATTAGCACCAACGACGTGATAACCGGACTGATTAGAACCTGTGACCAAGTTCTGCAACTCAACTGCTGTGTGATCAACCAATCGCAGGAATTTCGGGGCTATTTGCTTATTATCGCTGATAATGTAGTCATCTTCGAGTGAGGGGGCGATATATCCCAAGGGCAAAGGTTTACTCGCCCATTTTGCTTGTGTCTCTGGGTCGGGAACTGTGAGGGATAATAAGGCTTTCCCC includes:
- a CDS encoding type IV pilus twitching motility protein PilT, which translates into the protein MTQSQRPPAPPRPPSPPAPPRPPAPGAQKSSPPPAPAQAASPVAVGITSRGPGPSPGQPTLREIVQRADELGASDVHLGVNETPRLRYRGDMTPQEDWPVTDLNSFMSWLREVLTDEEIHQFQENLDFDGAADLGFVRIRISIFDSLSGPAMVLRLIGATILTLEQLKLPDVFKKICNYHKGLMLITGPTGSGKSTTMAAMIDYINKNYAYHIITIEDPVEFVHQSRKSLIKHREVGRHTLKFFNALKGALRQDPDMMLVGEIRDKETMQIAIKAASTGHLVAGTLHTNSAIKTLTRVLDMFSAEEQLSIKTALGETLVAIIAQLLCKTTDGKRAAFHDILINTDVIKEYIMKDQYEEINQIMLKDTYEGMTTMNRSLYELYQEGRITEEICLDVSPFPNEMSQMLRGRV
- a CDS encoding circadian clock KaiB family protein, with amino-acid sequence MSFTPLAVPNLFKGIALFTPGGDLIYSIDYSKQLRWHLNLCTALQEILGLPEPPHFLVPCYTASFDRWIDPITQKVRVSVEAYPPVWRYQPLLNAIFETVDLVWPPVQIGDQVGNPLVLATYDQPFPELWKNHDLIMRFKTMDNQTKFSHQDSDSGSDSQNPTPLASDSNGTPTEGYVLRLFVSGHSLATENTLETLHQLLERSLNHPYTLKVIDVLKHPEQAEASHISATPTLMKVWPQPKRRIVGELNDVDTILELLGVLED
- a CDS encoding PD-(D/E)XK nuclease family protein — encoded protein: MTGKLRLSQNHFNLLETCPRKFQETYLDGLVSPRTWEQEEHLGWGSRFHLLMQQGELGLPIQGFMAEDQELQTCLLALVKEAPEVFQPQYNYVSGEFREAEHYRTWGFGDYVLVAIYDLLIAHENQAQIIDWKTNQRLINRQKLANNWQTRLYLYLLVESSDYSPEQVSMTYWFVRLRGDEVPQKITFVYDSQQHEKNHRDLTKLCDRLSHYLHQYQRGEAFPQVAS
- a CDS encoding F0F1 ATP synthase subunit gamma is translated as MSNLKAIRDRIQSVKNTKKITEAMRLVASAKVRRAQEQVLATRPFADRLAGVLYGLQGRLQFEDVECPLLQQREVKKVGLVVLAGNRGLCGAYNSNIIKRAEARAAELKAEGLEYSYLLVGRKAIQHFTRRDAPISQCRDNPEKTPDLQKVSSAADEILAWFESGAVDRVELIYTKFVSLISSRPVTQTLLPLDLQGLEAQDDEVFRLTSKGGKFDVTREKVSVEPEALAQDMIFEQDPVDILNALLPLFLTNQLLRAWQESTASELAARMTAMSNASDNASDLVKTLTLSYNKARQASITQQILEVVGGAVALEN
- the atpA gene encoding F0F1 ATP synthase subunit alpha, coding for MVSIRPDEIANIIRDQIEQYGQDVKVSNVGTVLQVGDGIARIYGLDKAMAGELLEFTDGTVGIALNLEEDNVGAVLMGEGLEIQEGSAVTATGRIAQVPVGEAMLGRVIDSLGRPIDGKGDIQASDTRLLESPAPGIIERRSVCEPMQTGITAIDSMIPIGRGQRELIIGDRQTGKTAIAIDTIINQKEEDVICVYVAIGQKASTVAQVVSTLEEKGALPYTIVVAANASDPATLQYLAPYTGAAMAEYFMYQGKATLVIYDDLSKQAQAYRQMSLLLRRPPGREAYPGDVFYLHSRLLERAAKLNDELGGGSMTALPIIETQAGDVSAYIPTNVISITDGQIFLSADLFNSGLRPAVNAGISVSRVGSAAQTKAMKKVAGKVKLELAQFAELAAFSQFASDLDQATRNQLERGKRLQELLKQPQNSPLQLFEQVAVIYSGINGYLDDVPEDKVVAFTTGLRDYLKNSKPKYGEIVQSQKVLTEEAEAMLKEAISEFKQTFLVSA
- the atpH gene encoding ATP synthase F1 subunit delta, which produces MSSIVGQLVEPYATALMSVAKSNNVTEDFGNQMRSLIDLLKNSPELQDFLGSPVVKGEDKKAVITRMLGEEVHPYLRNFLMLLVDRGRILFLAEIAQEYLALLRKLNQTVLAEVTSAVELNDGQKHMVVEQIKARTGAQNVELDLKIDREILGGVIIKAGSQLFDASIRGQLRRIGMSLTVG
- a CDS encoding F0F1 ATP synthase subunit B encodes the protein MVNLVLLATEASHEGGFGLNFNLFETNLINLGIIIGLLVYYGRGFLNKILSERRAQIEQAIQEADQRLKEAEKALAEQQENLAQAKAEAERIKASAVERAEVIREQIAARAKADVEQMKLTANQDLEAERSRAIAQLRALAVSQALERAEGQIRERLDENSQQQLVDRSLALLGGGS
- a CDS encoding F0F1 ATP synthase subunit B' translates to MIHSTILLAVEEAATESSLFDFDATLPLMAVQFLILAAILNQIFYKPLGNAIDSRADYIRQNKLSAKERLSKAESLAKQYELELAETRKESQQLIINAQAEAQKIAAREMAAAQQEAQKIREAAYQEIEQNKIEARKGLEQQVDSISRLILDKLLGAGMIG
- the atpE gene encoding ATP synthase F0 subunit C; the protein is MESNLTTAASVIAAALAVGIGSIGPGLGQGQAAGQAVEGIARQPEAEGKIRGTLLLSLAFMEALTIYGLVVALVLLFANPFV
- the atpB gene encoding F0F1 ATP synthase subunit A is translated as MQMFDVVNAFGSLPFAELEVGKHFYWNIGNLRIHGQVFMTSWFVIGVLLLLSISATRNIQTIPSGIQNFMEYALEFIRDLVKNQIGEKEYRPWVPFVGTLFLFILVSNWSGALVPWRVFEIPNSELAAPTNDINTTVALALLTSLAYFYAGFSRRGLGYLLKYIQPTPILLPINILEDFTKPLSLSFRLFGNVVADELVVGVLVLLVPLFVPIPMMVLGLFLGSIQALIFATLAANYIAEAMEGHGEEHHE
- a CDS encoding ATP synthase subunit I, with protein sequence MSDAGDTVEMGSPVQEPDSSMGEYYQLQRELLLTTIVLAVVIFLVVYWFYPWTIALNYLLGALLSVVYLRMLGKDVERIGTQKLSPSKNRLAVFAALIIVATQLNQLKILPIFLGFLTYKAALLVYTLRLLVRPNP